A region from the Candidatus Omnitrophota bacterium genome encodes:
- a CDS encoding MbtH family protein, translated as MSWNDKEDKTVYKVVLNHEEQYSIWPADRENAPGWNDAGKSGTKEECLAYIKEVWTDMRPLSLRKQMEADR; from the coding sequence ATGAGTTGGAACGACAAAGAGGATAAAACGGTCTACAAGGTCGTCCTTAACCATGAAGAGCAATATTCGATATGGCCCGCCGATAGGGAAAACGCTCCTGGATGGAACGATGCGGGCAAAAGCGGAACCAAGGAAGAATGCTTGGCCTATATCAAAGAAGTATGGACCGATATGAGGCCGCTTAGCCTGCGCAAGCAGATGGAAGCGGATCGATAA
- a CDS encoding TIM barrel protein — MIPNNRREFMRKSLWTASGLAAASLGGWRLDAESAPKLAALCDRLFIMDPWFYKTNFDAAQKAELLQRLGCPRLGCSLGMDEERYKGFKETLSTLDRHGIDIVAAYAGLTAEEDFPPRLEEMIGLLQGRKTIIWLMFYSKKLKPSDPQGDAAAAALLKKASDLADKAGGLEISIYPHFNALVERVDDASRIAELANRKNIGVTFNLYHWLKAEGPQNLEEKAKAALPRLNCVTINGSRPNANELKVEEGILPLGDGDYEAEAFVKTFVKLGYRRDFGLQGYGIDGDIPAKLEQSLKTWRTWFERQS; from the coding sequence ATGATTCCAAACAATCGCCGGGAATTTATGCGGAAATCGCTATGGACTGCCTCCGGACTTGCGGCTGCATCTCTAGGCGGCTGGCGGCTGGATGCCGAGTCGGCGCCTAAGTTGGCCGCCTTATGCGATCGATTATTTATTATGGATCCCTGGTTTTACAAAACGAACTTCGATGCAGCGCAAAAAGCCGAACTGCTGCAGCGTCTCGGCTGTCCCCGTCTCGGTTGTTCTCTGGGTATGGATGAGGAACGATATAAAGGTTTCAAAGAAACCTTGAGCACGTTGGATCGGCATGGAATTGATATAGTAGCGGCATACGCCGGTCTGACCGCTGAAGAGGATTTTCCGCCGCGTCTCGAAGAAATGATCGGCCTTTTGCAAGGCCGCAAAACGATAATATGGCTTATGTTTTATAGTAAAAAACTTAAACCATCCGATCCTCAAGGCGACGCCGCCGCGGCGGCTTTATTGAAGAAAGCCTCCGATTTAGCGGATAAAGCGGGCGGTTTGGAGATTTCGATCTATCCTCATTTCAACGCTCTAGTGGAGCGCGTGGATGACGCTTCGAGAATCGCGGAATTAGCCAACCGGAAAAATATCGGAGTCACCTTCAATCTTTATCATTGGTTGAAGGCGGAAGGTCCCCAAAATTTAGAAGAAAAAGCGAAAGCCGCATTGCCGCGTTTGAATTGCGTCACCATCAATGGCTCGCGTCCCAACGCCAACGAACTGAAAGTTGAGGAGGGTATTCTTCCCCTAGGCGACGGCGATTACGAAGCGGAAGCCTTCGTAAAGACCTTCGTCAAACTTGGGTATCGAAGGGATTTCGGGCTGCAAGGCTACGGCATCGATGGCGATATTCCCGCTAAACTGGAACAATCGCTGAAAACATGGCGAACTTGGTTCGAGCGGCAATCGTAA
- the ytxJ gene encoding bacillithiol system redox-active protein YtxJ — protein sequence MKFFNQKNEPANDGRYAVLSSIDECLEKSRENPVIVFKHSSICPISYNAKREMDAFLEETDALVYLLVVQEQRPLSQEIAERLKVKHESPQAIFLRDRKVTAVFNHGQIQADNMKSASVKS from the coding sequence ATGAAATTTTTTAACCAGAAGAATGAACCGGCGAATGATGGACGCTACGCCGTACTTTCCAGCATCGACGAGTGCTTGGAAAAAAGCCGCGAGAATCCGGTGATCGTTTTCAAGCATAGCTCGATTTGCCCGATTTCCTATAACGCCAAAAGGGAAATGGACGCTTTCCTCGAAGAAACCGATGCGCTGGTTTATCTTCTCGTCGTGCAGGAACAACGTCCGCTTTCGCAGGAGATCGCGGAGCGTCTGAAAGTCAAGCATGAAAGCCCGCAGGCCATATTTCTGCGGGATAGAAAAGTAACGGCGGTATTTAACCACGGACAAATTCAAGCAGATAATATGAAAAGCGCCTCTGTAAAATCGTAG
- a CDS encoding sugar phosphate isomerase/epimerase family protein: MLSVSLGTLAAEKKQRVIACRDVHLKNVDAPDSWSALKKIGAEGVEVWVEIDRSCPYLFPEKKYSLKSKDAVEMLKKDLEKNGVQIAAFAMPNQFDARLEDELAWTADVVAAAKELNVKAIRIDVVPHKIQGGEFLPFAISLGKKLIEFVKGTDIRFGIENHGSTTNNPAFLDKLFDGVGSNALGLTLDTANFYWFGHPLDNLYGIYAKYASRVFHTHCKSINYPEDKRNAQRPRGWEYEKYNCPIFQGDIDFSKVVSILRSADYQGDFCIEDESLERFPASEREGILKKEIDWMIQLSQV; encoded by the coding sequence ATGTTATCCGTATCTTTGGGAACATTGGCCGCAGAAAAAAAACAACGCGTCATCGCCTGCCGGGACGTTCATTTGAAAAATGTGGATGCTCCGGATTCATGGAGCGCGCTCAAAAAAATCGGCGCCGAGGGCGTGGAAGTGTGGGTGGAAATCGACCGGTCCTGCCCCTATCTCTTTCCCGAAAAGAAATACTCCCTCAAATCCAAAGACGCCGTTGAAATGTTGAAAAAGGATTTGGAAAAGAACGGCGTCCAAATCGCCGCCTTCGCTATGCCCAATCAATTCGATGCGCGGTTGGAGGATGAGTTGGCCTGGACGGCGGATGTTGTCGCGGCGGCGAAAGAACTTAACGTCAAGGCCATCCGCATCGACGTCGTACCCCATAAAATCCAAGGCGGCGAATTTTTGCCCTTCGCCATTTCGCTGGGCAAGAAATTAATTGAATTCGTGAAAGGGACCGATATTCGTTTCGGCATCGAAAACCATGGCTCAACGACGAACAATCCCGCCTTTTTGGATAAACTATTCGATGGCGTTGGTTCCAATGCTTTGGGATTGACCTTAGATACGGCCAACTTCTATTGGTTCGGCCACCCTCTGGATAATCTGTATGGGATTTACGCCAAATACGCTTCCCGAGTTTTTCATACGCATTGCAAAAGCATCAATTATCCCGAAGACAAACGCAACGCGCAGCGGCCGCGAGGCTGGGAATACGAAAAGTACAATTGCCCCATCTTTCAAGGCGATATCGACTTTAGCAAAGTGGTTTCGATTCTTCGATCTGCGGATTATCAAGGCGATTTCTGCATCGAAGACGAATCGTTGGAACGTTTTCCCGCGAGCGAGCGCGAAGGCATATTGAAAAAAGAGATCGATTGGATGATCCAGCTTTCTCAAGTCTGA
- a CDS encoding LysM peptidoglycan-binding domain-containing M23 family metallopeptidase, which yields MVEINVDLKDVSPLGNFPKGPRSPSSPRPAEGNGEFSEILSKRIKQEPAPILTPNDLLESVAPSLVAPQNTPRPMTAPQPVELAVPDLQSTPKTESAPVEASPINPPLSLQDLLNRNHVMNDSAEPIKTPETESPDQFQKSDAQDNLDPIILSYTVKRGDTLSDIIAAQLKEQGVAFDAPSLYRRVNAVAAANGIRNPNLIYPGQNVDLSPMLQELNPGADGKPDLLAAAQDMQAPAHGQITSRFGMRDHPILDGERFHAGVDISLPIGSPVQPVKAGEVVFSGIKNGYGMMVEIDHGDGATSRYGHLSELLVKKGDVVTPGQSIALSGETGLATGPHLHLEIRQGGRPIDPLTIISQETIESGALDESKVIARGAAPKPDA from the coding sequence ATGGTCGAAATCAATGTCGATCTCAAAGATGTCTCCCCTCTTGGGAATTTTCCGAAGGGGCCGAGAAGTCCGTCTTCTCCAAGACCGGCGGAAGGAAATGGAGAATTCAGCGAAATTCTCTCCAAACGAATCAAGCAAGAACCCGCGCCGATTCTTACTCCTAACGATCTGCTGGAAAGCGTTGCTCCTTCACTAGTAGCGCCCCAGAATACTCCGCGGCCTATGACGGCGCCCCAACCGGTCGAACTCGCAGTTCCCGATCTTCAATCTACCCCCAAAACGGAATCCGCGCCGGTGGAAGCCTCACCTATCAATCCCCCCTTATCGCTTCAGGATTTGTTGAACCGTAACCACGTAATGAATGATTCCGCGGAACCGATAAAAACGCCGGAAACGGAATCTCCCGATCAATTCCAGAAATCCGATGCCCAGGATAATTTGGATCCGATAATATTATCGTATACCGTCAAAAGGGGCGATACGCTTTCCGATATCATCGCCGCTCAATTGAAGGAACAAGGCGTCGCTTTCGATGCGCCCTCGCTCTATCGCCGAGTCAACGCCGTAGCCGCCGCTAACGGCATTCGCAATCCCAACCTGATCTATCCCGGACAAAACGTCGATCTCTCCCCAATGTTGCAGGAACTTAATCCGGGAGCGGATGGCAAACCGGATTTGCTGGCGGCTGCGCAAGACATGCAGGCGCCCGCTCACGGCCAAATCACGTCGCGCTTCGGCATGAGAGACCATCCCATCCTAGATGGCGAACGTTTCCACGCCGGCGTGGATATTAGCCTGCCCATCGGTTCTCCGGTGCAACCGGTGAAAGCGGGCGAAGTCGTCTTCTCTGGGATAAAGAACGGGTATGGCATGATGGTGGAGATCGATCACGGGGACGGAGCGACTTCTCGCTATGGCCATCTTTCCGAACTGCTCGTTAAAAAGGGCGATGTTGTAACGCCGGGCCAATCCATTGCGCTTTCGGGAGAGACGGGACTCGCGACGGGACCGCATTTGCATCTCGAAATCCGCCAGGGCGGCAGACCGATCGATCCCCTGACGATTATTTCCCAAGAGACCATCGAATCCGGCGCGCTGGACGAAAGTAAAGTCATCGCTCGCGGCGCGGCGCCAAAACCGGATGCATGA
- the ychF gene encoding redox-regulated ATPase YchF, producing the protein MQIGIIGLATSGKTTVFNALTHGRAATSISGGDKDPNRGVALVPDDRIDYLAKMFEPKKVTYATVEFTDVAGLTKGAGDKGFSNRFLGHLRDMEALLIVIRVFHSESVPHPEGDINPARDLETVIPELCLADMAIIENRLRRIEESWIKQPNKRKELEKERESLRRFQETLESDRPIIAAEPSKEEVDLYIRPYGLLSGKQMLTLANVSDATNEMEKKGVEELTAACQRWNTPLVIMNAQLEQDLLDFPVEEWDDYFSASGIEGPAKGKVIQESYRILKQHSFLTFGPDEVRAWTIPLETKAQLAAGKIHSDIERGFIRAEVVSFDDFKHFGSVEAAKKEGRFRLEGKDYVVQDGDMITFRFSV; encoded by the coding sequence ATGCAGATTGGCATTATTGGATTAGCTACATCGGGTAAAACCACCGTTTTCAATGCGCTGACTCATGGACGCGCCGCCACTTCCATTTCCGGAGGAGATAAAGATCCTAACCGGGGCGTAGCGCTGGTTCCAGATGATAGAATCGATTATTTGGCGAAGATGTTCGAGCCGAAGAAGGTAACTTACGCCACTGTGGAATTTACGGACGTCGCCGGATTGACGAAAGGCGCCGGCGACAAGGGATTCAGCAACCGATTTCTCGGCCATCTGCGCGATATGGAAGCGCTGTTGATCGTAATCCGCGTCTTCCATTCCGAATCCGTTCCTCATCCCGAAGGCGACATTAATCCCGCGCGGGACTTGGAAACCGTGATTCCGGAATTGTGTCTGGCGGATATGGCCATCATCGAAAATCGCTTGCGCCGGATTGAAGAAAGTTGGATCAAGCAGCCGAATAAACGAAAGGAATTGGAGAAGGAAAGAGAATCGTTGCGGCGGTTTCAGGAGACGTTGGAATCAGATCGTCCGATTATTGCGGCGGAGCCGTCCAAAGAGGAAGTCGATCTCTATATTCGTCCCTATGGATTGTTATCGGGCAAACAGATGCTAACCTTGGCCAATGTTTCCGACGCAACGAACGAAATGGAGAAGAAAGGAGTGGAGGAATTAACCGCCGCCTGCCAACGATGGAATACGCCGCTCGTCATCATGAACGCTCAGTTGGAACAAGATTTGCTTGATTTTCCCGTTGAGGAATGGGACGATTATTTTAGCGCGTCGGGCATTGAGGGTCCCGCCAAGGGCAAAGTCATCCAGGAATCGTATAGAATTTTAAAACAACATTCGTTTTTGACCTTTGGACCCGATGAAGTTCGAGCCTGGACTATTCCGTTGGAAACCAAAGCCCAACTTGCAGCGGGCAAGATTCACAGCGATATCGAGAGAGGATTCATCCGGGCGGAAGTCGTGTCCTTCGACGATTTCAAGCATTTCGGATCGGTGGAGGCGGCGAAAAAAGAAGGCCGCTTCCGGCTTGAGGGCAAGGATTACGTGGTGCAGGACGGCGACATGATTACGTTTCGCTTTTCCGTCTAG